In the genome of Pongo pygmaeus isolate AG05252 chromosome 9, NHGRI_mPonPyg2-v2.0_pri, whole genome shotgun sequence, one region contains:
- the LOC129009041 gene encoding olfactory receptor 8D2 — protein MATSNHSSGAEFNLAGLTQRPELQLLLFLLFLGIYVVTVVGNLGMIFLIALSSQLHSPVYYFLSHLSFIDLCYSSVITPKTLVNFVSEENIISFLECMTQLYFFLIFVIAEGYLLTAMAYDCCVAICRPLLYNIVMFHRVCSIMLAVVYSLGFLGATVHTTRMSVLSFCRSHTVSHYFCDILPLLTLSCSSTHINEILLFIIGGVNTLAPIMAVLISYAFIFSSILGIHFTEGRSKAFGTCSSHLLAVGIYMSITFMYFKPPSSNTMEKEKVSSVFYTTIIPMLNPLIYSLRNKDVKNALRKMTGGRQSS, from the exons ATGGCTACTTCAAACCATTCTTCAGGGGCTGAGTTTAACCTGGCAGGCTTGACACAACGCCCAGAACTTCAACTGCTACTCTTCCTCCTGTTCCTTGGAATATATGTGGTCACAGTAGTGGGGAACCTGGGCATGATCTTCTTAATTGCTCTCAGTTCTCAACTTCACTCTCCAGTGTATTATTTTCTCAGTCATTTGTCTTTCATTGATCTCTGCTACTCCTCTGTCATTACCCCTAAGACGCTGGTGAACTTTGTTTCAGAGGAGAACATTATCTCCTTTCTGGAATGCATGACTCAActgtatttcttccttatttttgtaATTGCAGAAGGCTACCTTCTGACAGCCATGGCATATGACTGTTGTGTTGCTATCTGTCGCCCACTGCTTTACAATATTGTCATGTTCCACAGGGTCTGTTCCATAATGTTGGCTGTGGTATACTCACTGGGTTTTTTGGGGGCCACAGTCCATACTACCCGCATGTCAGTGTTGTCATTCTGTAGGTCTCATACTGTCAGTCATTATTTTTGTGATATTCTCCCCTTATTGACTCTGTCTTGCTCCAGCACCCACATCAATGAGATTCTGCTGTTCATTATTGGAGGAGTTAATACCTTAGCACCTATAATGGCAGTCCTTATCTCTTATGCTTTCATCTTCTCTAGTATCCTTGGTATTCATTTCACTGAGGGGCGATCCAAAGCCTTTGGCACTTGTAGCTCCCATCTCTTGGCTGTGGGC atatatatgtctataacATTCATGTATTTCAAGCCCCCTTCCAGCAATACTATGGAAAAAGAGAAGGTGTCTTCTGTGTTCTACACCACAATAATCCCCATGCTGAATCCTCTAATCTATAGCCTGAGGAATAAGGATGTGAAAAATGCACTGAGGAAGATGACTGGGGGAAGGCAGTCATCGTGA